The following proteins are co-located in the Ignavibacteriota bacterium genome:
- a CDS encoding Fe-S cluster assembly protein HesB produces MPYSIRLPLPARFHFRNTVYSHGWCALAPYRVETSPRLRLTYTLALTDGTIADIRMDESDISGTEMVLRTDTRLSAAQKREVTAAMRGCLNLELDLAPFHRVARRTAGSGWMARQAAGRLLRGASMFEDTVKMILTTNCSWSLTTAMNARLIETFGSAGPSGARAFPTPASIAASDEATLRARCSLGYRAPSVLAFARAVDEGRLDPESLRGSTAPTDELYATLLGIRGVGEYAASNLLKLLGRFDRLGLDSWCRSVYARLHTGGTQASDADIYAHYDVFGEYRGLAMWLDLTKEWYDTKFPFD; encoded by the coding sequence ATGCCATACTCCATACGTCTACCGCTCCCCGCACGTTTCCATTTCCGCAACACCGTGTACTCGCACGGATGGTGCGCGCTGGCACCCTACCGGGTTGAGACGAGTCCGCGTCTGCGGCTCACGTACACCCTCGCGCTGACCGACGGCACCATCGCGGATATTCGGATGGACGAGTCGGATATTTCCGGCACCGAAATGGTGCTGCGCACGGATACACGCCTGAGCGCCGCGCAGAAGCGCGAGGTGACGGCTGCGATGCGCGGCTGCCTGAATCTCGAACTCGATCTGGCGCCATTTCACAGAGTGGCGCGACGCACTGCGGGCAGCGGCTGGATGGCGCGTCAGGCGGCCGGACGCCTGCTGCGCGGCGCGAGCATGTTCGAGGACACGGTGAAGATGATACTCACCACAAACTGTTCGTGGTCGCTCACAACTGCGATGAACGCGCGCCTGATCGAGACCTTCGGATCCGCGGGTCCATCGGGAGCACGGGCCTTTCCGACACCCGCGAGCATCGCGGCGAGCGACGAGGCGACACTGCGCGCGCGCTGCTCGCTCGGCTACCGCGCTCCGTCGGTGCTCGCGTTCGCGCGCGCAGTGGACGAAGGCCGACTCGACCCCGAGTCGTTGCGCGGAAGCACGGCGCCCACCGACGAGTTGTACGCCACGCTGCTCGGCATCAGGGGCGTCGGCGAATACGCCGCCTCGAATCTGCTCAAACTGCTCGGGCGTTTCGACCGGCTCGGCCTCGACTCGTGGTGCAGATCCGTGTATGCGCGACTCCATACGGGCGGCACACAGGCGTCAGATGCGGATATTTATGCCCATTATGATGTATTTGGAGAATACCGCGGCCTCGCGATGTGGCTGGATCTGACCAAAGAATGGTACGACACAAAATTCCCCTTCGATTGA
- a CDS encoding histone H1: protein MNRFNELVELVQSFEKDFEKFFVKGNKSAGTRVRKHMNELKRKAQEIRNEIQAIKKTDDTETPKA from the coding sequence ATGAACCGCTTCAACGAACTGGTCGAACTCGTCCAGAGCTTTGAGAAGGATTTTGAAAAATTCTTCGTCAAGGGGAACAAGAGCGCGGGCACACGCGTGCGCAAGCACATGAACGAACTCAAGCGCAAGGCCCAGGAGATCCGCAACGAGATCCAGGCGATCAAGAAAACCGACGACACAGAGACTCCGAAGGCCTGA